One segment of Novipirellula artificiosorum DNA contains the following:
- a CDS encoding FHA domain-containing protein, whose product MTITLEVVKGPGAGRKIFLQSGGQTTVGRTDEADYSFANNEEMSGRHFAVVCQWPHWFLDDLDSSNGTMLNGERITHAELKHGDEVAAGQNVFHVILSGQDSRIHTTMDVEASSEGEAAIEVSDANSELEPIIAVRDEPSGFVAATAKPICDQMKELDEAAATLLQPDHSPKQYLEVLEQNEQFTDAIRFLANALPRRDAVAWAADCIVKANQGKLADADARAMEVIQAWVADPSEANRRAAQSAAEAAELKTPTSWAAMGAFWSEGSMGPPEVPAIPPASHLTAHAVSSSAILAAVEKEPEKASEKYHAFIQLGIEKGS is encoded by the coding sequence ATGACGATTACACTAGAAGTCGTGAAGGGACCAGGAGCGGGCAGGAAGATCTTTCTGCAATCCGGTGGACAAACCACCGTCGGTCGTACCGACGAGGCTGACTACAGCTTCGCTAACAATGAAGAGATGTCGGGGCGTCACTTTGCGGTGGTTTGCCAATGGCCTCACTGGTTTTTGGATGATTTGGACAGCAGCAACGGGACGATGCTCAACGGCGAACGAATCACGCACGCCGAGCTAAAGCACGGCGACGAAGTTGCGGCGGGCCAGAACGTCTTTCATGTCATCCTCAGCGGGCAGGATAGCCGGATCCACACCACCATGGACGTGGAAGCGTCCTCGGAGGGTGAAGCTGCGATTGAGGTCTCTGACGCCAATTCGGAGCTCGAACCCATCATCGCGGTTCGCGATGAGCCAAGTGGGTTTGTCGCTGCGACAGCGAAACCGATCTGCGATCAGATGAAAGAACTGGACGAGGCCGCTGCGACATTGCTCCAGCCCGACCATTCACCGAAACAGTACCTCGAGGTACTCGAACAAAACGAGCAATTCACCGACGCCATCCGGTTTCTGGCCAACGCGTTGCCGAGACGCGATGCGGTCGCTTGGGCTGCCGATTGTATCGTCAAGGCAAACCAGGGCAAACTTGCTGACGCCGATGCGCGAGCCATGGAGGTGATCCAAGCTTGGGTGGCAGATCCCAGCGAAGCCAATCGGCGTGCAGCGCAAAGCGCGGCGGAGGCAGCGGAGCTCAAGACGCCTACGAGCTGGGCTGCAATGGGTGCGTTTTGGAGCGAGGGGAGCATGGGGCCACCGGAGGTACCGGCCATTCCGCCCGCCTCACACTTGACGGCGCACGCCGTTTCCAGTTCGGCGATCCTGGCCGCGGTCGAGAAAGAACCCGAGAAAGCGAGTGAGAAGTATCACGCGTTCATTCAGCTGGGAATCGAAAAAGGGAGTTAG
- a CDS encoding PAAR domain-containing protein produces the protein MGMPAARVADMHVCPMVTGVVPHVGGPILPPGGIPVLIGGMPAARVGDMATCVGPPDVIVLGSFTVLICGQPAARLGDLTAHGGTIVMGYPTVLIG, from the coding sequence ATGGGAATGCCAGCCGCACGCGTCGCGGACATGCATGTCTGCCCGATGGTTACGGGTGTGGTTCCACATGTCGGAGGGCCCATCCTGCCGCCAGGCGGAATTCCCGTGTTGATTGGCGGAATGCCTGCGGCTCGGGTGGGGGACATGGCCACTTGTGTCGGACCACCCGATGTCATTGTCTTGGGCTCCTTTACCGTTCTGATCTGCGGTCAACCAGCCGCGCGGCTCGGCGATCTGACCGCACATGGCGGAACGATTGTCATGGGCTACCCGACCGTCTTGATTGGTTGA